DNA sequence from the Lycium barbarum isolate Lr01 chromosome 5, ASM1917538v2, whole genome shotgun sequence genome:
AGATTTGGGTGTTATTTCATATGGGTTAAATTAGTTTAATGGATGGGGTCAGTTTAAAAGAAGAAAATTAGGTAATTTTAAGTGAAATTGGGGAATTGAGGTTGATTTGAGGGAATCTTTAATAGCTTCATGCGATACTGAATGCTTGTCAAGTTTCTTTAGCTCGTTATGCTGACATGAGATGAGATCTTCTTTGTTACTATTCGCATCCTATTATTAGTGCATTTCTTTGTTTTCAAGGTTGAGATATTTAAGGCTTTATTCTTAGAATTTGATTGTATGCAGATTTTATTGTATTTCTTTTAAGATTCTTTGTTGTAAAGAAGGAAACTGTAAATTTGGAGCAACATTATTGAATCTTGAGCTAAATGATAGGGTCAATATAGTGCGCATATACTCTTATTTACAGATTCTTTGAGATCATCAATGAAAAAAGAACCTTCTTTCTTCTTATTTAACTTTATTCTTCTCCGGCGATTAGAAGGTAGCTAATATCACAATTTTGTATGGCATGCAATTCGGACAAAAAGAAAGGAGTAGGAATTAGGAGAAATAAATATTACTATCAACTATTACCCAAAGAGAACTAATACATGTAAATCCAACAAAAAGAAAGCTAGGAAATAAAGACAAATTAACAAGTAGCTACTAAAGGCAACACACTTATTAGCAAAGTACTTATTCTGGAACTCCTAAAATCAAAACTAAACAGAGAAAGGAGTGTTGAAGATCCATACAGGTGGACTGAATCTGTGGTAGGATTCACCGGTATAGTGAGGCTCAATGGTATCCTCAAACAAGTTGTATATGCCCATGTCCTTGCCACCTCCTTTTTCACTAGAATAGTAGGCCTCAGAACAATCATCAGTAAAATATATATGGTTCGCTTTGCATCCATATTGTTCGACAACCAAAGAGGCACTAAACCCGAGGAAGAGTGCCCTCTTCTCCAAATCATCAACCTCCTCATAACTCTCATTATCCACATCCACCTTGCTAACAATAAATTCTTCAACACCATATGAATTTGTTTCGGGGTGGTTACAAACTCCATCTCGAGTGATCACAAATAGGTCACCTAAAGAATGCACAATGTAGAGCCGCATTCCACAAATAAACTCAGAAGGCACTCCTTTAACTACCCTTCCAATGGTTGGTTCTAACCCTCCTCTAAAGTCCAAGATTACAACGTTTCCCCCATAATCAACTCCATAAAACTGGCCATCATGCCATGTTACATCAGAATAGGCCCGTTCGGGCAGTCCTGGTGTAATAAACCCCTTCTTTCCAGGTTTCCAGTAAGCTAATGAACGAGGTACTCCTTGAATAATCATCAAAATATAGTCGTCGGTTGTATGAGGATCCGAAGAGAGCAGTGCTTTTTCAACATAATACTCGCAGTAACCGCGTACATGATCTGCATCAAAACCCTTGAGTGTGTCCATGTGAGGCAATTCTATAAGAGAACGAGAATTGAGATGGAACAAATTCATATTCCCTTTGCCATCTGCTGTGAAAATCCATCCTGGAATTCCAACACCCAAACAGCGTTTTCCCACAAGTTCTGGGAAACTCATAGTGTAGGTGACACCCTTTATTAAGTCAAAAAACTCACGTTTTTCTTCATTCCCTTCCTTCTCGGCCAGCATCAACATTGGAACTGGAACTGCAACTTCAGCAACCATCTTGTTTGtgatattctttctttctttctaatgAGGAGTACCAaacttccttcttcttttttttggatGAATAAACGAAACCGAGCAGCCTCCTTTTTTTATAAGAGCAATCCAATCCCAATTTGGTGTTAATTAGGTTTTACtacctccgtctcaaattatttgttactaaaaatagttgtctcaaattatttatcgtgattactaaaaataattaaattatttatcgttttaggAATTCAaggcataattaattatttttttctattttaccttagtaaaattttatcattaatataataaacatTTAATGATAAGAGACTATAACTTAAACATAAATTAGAGTAAAATTAGTCAAATATCATTCCTAATTAATGTTTCACAAGAGGCGCataaaacaaaaaataacaaATGATTTGAGACCGAGAAAGTACAAGGTTGTCGGCCGACCCGAATCCCAATTTGATGTTACCTACTTCGGCTTTCCTTCCTTTTTCCGATTCAACGGAAATTAGCTATTGAAGTCCTTGGGTTATTTGCATTATTCCAACTTTGATCCTTGTCTTATTCGGTGAAAGCACATTTTGACGTTAAATTAAAAGAAGTGCGCAATTCTAATCCTTGATGTTAACTTTATTGCTCTCAATTAAAAGAGTACAAAAGGGTGATCGACATAAAAAGGACATACACATGGGTGGAAAAGTTAACGTCAAATAGTTTAGGGACCAAAATGGCACTTTATTTTTAATTGATGATTTAATATGCTTTGTGAAATAGTAACATAAAGACTAATAATGGAATAACACGTTAACTGAAGGACCAACGTTGTCATTTTCCCCTGATTCAATCATAGAGTAGTGGAGTATTATTTTACCTTTCCTGATTTTACTTGAAATGGAGGTGTATTCCGTtatactattgaaaaaggcttaAAACTGTCCGCAGTTATATTAATAATGTCTAGGTAcatggtttatgttgttggtgaagaTATACAGGGATAAAGGTGTCGGTGATTTTGGGTTGTGATGGAAGAAAAAAGATTGATTTGGTGAGTTGGCATGTTATTTTGGCTAAAATAGAAGGAGTTAACACAGAAATGACAAACTTGAGTCACTTTTATAACGTTAATGGCATTATAAAAATTGATAGTATAATGGAGGGTAATATTAATCCCTTTTCAATTGTAGGGGGGACA
Encoded proteins:
- the LOC132641648 gene encoding uncharacterized protein LOC132641648 — its product is MVAEVAVPVPMLMLAEKEGNEEKREFFDLIKGVTYTMSFPELVGKRCLGVGIPGWIFTADGKGNMNLFHLNSRSLIELPHMDTLKGFDADHVRGYCEYYVEKALLSSDPHTTDDYILMIIQGVPRSLAYWKPGKKGFITPGLPERAYSDVTWHDGQFYGVDYGGNVVILDFRGGLEPTIGRVVKGVPSEFICGMRLYIVHSLGDLFVITRDGVCNHPETNSYGVEEFIVSKVDVDNESYEEVDDLEKRALFLGFSASLVVEQYGCKANHIYFTDDCSEAYYSSEKGGGKDMGIYNLFEDTIEPHYTGESYHRFSPPEDAKD